A section of the Amycolatopsis sp. AA4 genome encodes:
- a CDS encoding alpha/beta fold hydrolase yields MTSTFVFAAGANGVSAAPPELVLRGYRGVGVPQPEQQFRRSYQAPQDLGAFATEPSALAGVTVADQVASTVDVVRRAAELGPVVLVGSSIGGALVTLVAEEVPELVSALVYDAAFCCVALPTPEEYLATPEAATSQVGAMLGFLAADPAVVGVMRFNWRSSSAEALDAAKAALCADATDGEFYALLNAMAPDDIIGRSATDSRGTPERWGRVPRHYVRHLQDHLVPLALQDRMIAEADARTPGNPFEVHDLDTSHFPNAAGMAQFVEVLDKVGQSLR; encoded by the coding sequence ATGACTTCGACGTTCGTCTTCGCCGCCGGTGCCAACGGCGTGTCCGCCGCCCCGCCGGAACTCGTGCTGCGCGGATATCGCGGGGTGGGGGTGCCGCAGCCGGAACAGCAGTTCCGGCGGTCGTACCAGGCTCCGCAGGATCTCGGCGCGTTCGCCACCGAACCGTCGGCGCTGGCCGGCGTGACCGTGGCCGACCAGGTCGCGTCCACGGTGGACGTCGTGCGCCGGGCCGCGGAGCTGGGTCCGGTCGTGCTGGTCGGGTCGAGCATCGGCGGCGCGCTGGTCACGCTCGTCGCCGAAGAGGTCCCGGAGCTGGTGTCGGCGCTGGTCTACGACGCCGCGTTCTGCTGCGTCGCGCTGCCGACGCCGGAGGAGTACCTGGCCACGCCCGAAGCCGCGACGTCGCAGGTCGGGGCGATGCTCGGGTTCCTCGCGGCCGATCCGGCGGTGGTCGGGGTGATGCGCTTCAACTGGCGGTCTTCCTCGGCGGAGGCGCTGGACGCGGCGAAGGCGGCGCTCTGCGCGGACGCCACCGACGGCGAGTTCTACGCCCTGCTCAACGCGATGGCTCCGGACGACATCATCGGCCGCAGCGCCACCGACTCGCGCGGCACGCCGGAACGCTGGGGCCGCGTCCCTCGGCACTACGTCCGGCATCTCCAAGACCACCTGGTGCCGCTCGCCCTGCAGGACCGGATGATCGCCGAGGCCGACGCGCGAACGCCCGGCAACCCGTTCGAGGTGCACGACCTCGACACCTCGCACTTCCCGAACGCGGCCGGGATGGCTCAGTTCGTCGAGGTGCTGGACAAGGTGGGCCAGTCGCTCAGGTGA
- a CDS encoding ECF transporter S component produces the protein MTDFLGPAVRIRHRTALVLTVAVVVGLAMFCWPLLARSTVGTSAHVTDAPFVFLVTLPVLILIVLAELSSGGLDAKALALLGVLSAVNAALRPLGAGTGGIELVFFLLVLAGRVFGPGFGFVLGSTSLFASALLTGGVGPWLPFQMLASSLVGLGAGLLPRRAKGRSEIALLAFYGVVAAYFYGLAMSLFTWPFLANHTALDFVPGGPLGDNLHRFLVFTVLTSTLGWDTGRALTNLVAILVLGPSILTVLRRAARRASFT, from the coding sequence GTGACCGATTTCCTGGGCCCAGCCGTCCGCATCCGGCACCGCACGGCGCTGGTGCTGACGGTGGCCGTCGTGGTCGGGCTGGCGATGTTCTGCTGGCCGCTGCTCGCCCGCAGCACCGTCGGCACCTCGGCACACGTGACCGACGCGCCGTTCGTTTTTCTCGTGACGCTGCCCGTGCTGATCCTGATCGTGCTGGCCGAACTGTCCAGCGGCGGACTCGACGCGAAGGCACTCGCCCTCCTCGGCGTGCTGTCCGCGGTGAACGCCGCGCTGCGCCCGCTCGGCGCGGGCACCGGCGGGATCGAGCTGGTGTTTTTCCTGCTCGTGCTGGCCGGACGCGTCTTCGGGCCGGGCTTCGGGTTCGTCCTCGGTTCGACGTCGCTGTTCGCGTCCGCTCTGCTCACCGGAGGCGTCGGGCCCTGGCTGCCGTTCCAGATGCTGGCGTCTTCCCTGGTCGGCCTTGGTGCCGGGCTGCTGCCGCGCCGGGCGAAGGGCCGGTCGGAGATCGCGCTGCTGGCGTTCTACGGCGTGGTCGCCGCCTACTTCTACGGCCTCGCGATGAGCCTGTTCACCTGGCCGTTCCTGGCGAACCACACCGCGCTGGACTTCGTCCCCGGCGGCCCGCTCGGCGACAACCTGCACCGGTTCCTGGTCTTCACCGTGCTGACCTCCACCCTGGGCTGGGACACCGGCCGCGCGCTCACGAATCTGGTCGCGATCCTCGTGCTGGGCCCGTCGATCCTGACGGTGCTGCGCCGGGCCGCCCGACGAGCGTCGTTCACCTGA
- a CDS encoding asparaginase — protein sequence MTGQPILVEVVRNGFVESVHHGCLVVTAPDGSVLFSAGDVTSPFFPRSANKPLQGVGMLRAGLGYDGADLALGCASHSGETGHVERVAAMLAAAGLDPSALACPAEFPIGEDARRAADEPRKITMNCSGKHAAMLATCVANGWPTDGYQLPDHPLQVQLAKTVEELTGESIAAVGVDGCSAPLFAFSPTGLARSFGRLAQASPGTDERRVADAMREHPWLVAGTGREDTRLMQAVPGLLSKSGAEGVLAFTLGDGTACAIKIADGNKRALAPLAMAVLARLGVETPDELADLAHPPVLGGGKPQGELRVSWSAP from the coding sequence ATGACCGGCCAGCCGATCCTCGTCGAGGTCGTCCGGAACGGGTTCGTCGAGAGCGTCCACCACGGATGCCTCGTCGTGACCGCGCCAGACGGCTCCGTTCTGTTCTCCGCGGGCGACGTGACCAGCCCGTTCTTCCCCCGGTCGGCGAACAAGCCGCTGCAGGGCGTCGGGATGCTTCGCGCCGGACTCGGCTACGACGGCGCGGACCTGGCGCTGGGGTGCGCCTCGCATTCCGGCGAAACCGGACATGTCGAGCGCGTCGCCGCCATGCTCGCCGCCGCTGGGCTCGATCCGTCGGCACTGGCCTGCCCGGCCGAGTTCCCGATCGGCGAGGACGCCCGCCGCGCGGCTGACGAGCCGCGGAAGATCACCATGAACTGCTCGGGCAAGCACGCCGCGATGCTCGCCACCTGCGTCGCGAACGGCTGGCCCACCGACGGCTACCAGCTGCCGGACCATCCGCTGCAGGTCCAGCTCGCGAAGACGGTCGAGGAGCTGACCGGCGAGTCCATCGCCGCGGTCGGGGTCGACGGCTGCAGCGCCCCGCTGTTCGCCTTCTCGCCGACCGGGCTCGCGCGATCGTTCGGCCGGCTCGCGCAGGCCAGCCCGGGCACCGACGAACGGCGGGTGGCGGACGCGATGCGGGAGCACCCGTGGCTGGTCGCGGGCACCGGCCGGGAAGACACCCGGCTGATGCAGGCCGTGCCCGGGCTGCTGTCGAAGAGCGGCGCGGAAGGTGTTCTGGCGTTCACGCTGGGCGACGGCACCGCGTGCGCGATCAAGATCGCGGACGGCAACAAGCGGGCCTTGGCACCGCTGGCTATGGCCGTGCTCGCCCGGCTGGGCGTCGAGACTCCGGACGAGCTGGCCGACCTGGCTCACCCGCCGGTGCTCGGCGGCGGCAAACCGCAGGGCGAGCTGCGGGTCAGTTGGAGTGCTCCTTAG
- a CDS encoding 3-hydroxybutyryl-CoA dehydrogenase, with protein MSDIARVGVVGAGLMGSGIAEVHARSGLDVLVTEVNQPALDAGKARIEKSLQRGVKSGKLAAEDAEAALGRLRFTTDLAEFADRDLVVEAILEQEQAKVDVFRELDKIVEREDAVFASNTSSIPIMKLGMATGRPQQVVGIHFFNPVPVLPLVELVPSLLTSEETARRAEEHATGALGKTVIRSQDRAGFIVNSLLVPYLLSAIRMIESGFASAEDIDRGMELGTAHPMGPLRLSDLIGLDTIKAIADSMYAEFKEPLYSSPPLLLRMVDAGLLGKKTGRGFYSYS; from the coding sequence GTGAGCGACATCGCACGAGTAGGTGTGGTCGGAGCAGGGCTGATGGGCTCCGGCATCGCCGAGGTGCACGCCAGGTCCGGGTTGGACGTGCTGGTCACCGAGGTGAACCAGCCCGCCCTCGACGCGGGAAAGGCGCGCATCGAGAAGTCGCTGCAGCGCGGCGTCAAAAGCGGCAAGCTGGCCGCCGAGGACGCCGAGGCGGCTCTCGGGCGGCTGCGCTTCACCACGGACCTCGCCGAGTTCGCCGACCGCGATCTCGTCGTCGAGGCCATCCTGGAACAGGAGCAGGCCAAGGTCGACGTGTTCCGGGAACTGGACAAGATCGTCGAGCGCGAGGACGCGGTGTTCGCGTCCAACACGTCGTCGATCCCGATCATGAAGCTCGGCATGGCCACCGGCCGTCCGCAGCAGGTCGTCGGCATCCACTTCTTCAACCCGGTGCCGGTGCTGCCGCTGGTCGAACTGGTCCCGTCGCTGCTGACCAGCGAGGAGACCGCCCGCCGGGCCGAGGAGCACGCCACCGGCGCGCTGGGCAAGACGGTGATCCGATCGCAGGACCGGGCCGGGTTCATCGTGAACTCGCTGCTCGTGCCGTATCTGCTGTCGGCGATCCGGATGATCGAATCGGGCTTCGCCTCGGCCGAGGACATCGACCGCGGCATGGAGCTGGGCACGGCGCACCCGATGGGTCCGCTGCGGCTGTCCGACCTGATCGGCCTCGACACCATCAAGGCGATCGCGGACTCGATGTACGCCGAGTTCAAGGAGCCGCTGTACTCGTCGCCGCCGCTGCTGCTGCGCATGGTGGACGCGGGGCTGCTCGGCAAGAAGACCGGCCGCGGGTTCTACTCGTACTCCTGA
- a CDS encoding ABC transporter ATP-binding protein — translation MIEFSHVSVTYDGADRPVLRDVDLAIEEGELCLVAGRTGVGKSTLLGAINGLVPHFTGGTMTGRVKVAGFDTATHPPRELASVVGVVGQDPLAGFVTDTVEEELAYAMEQLAVAPDVMRKRVEETLDLLGIAELRDRPLRTLSGGQQQRVAIGAVLTAHPSVLVLDEPTSALDPTAAEEVLAAITRLVHDLGTTVVVAEHRMERVAQYADRLLYLPGDGTVVSGQPAEVFAETDVAPPIVELGRLAGWSPLPLSVRDARRLARPLRERLAERRPNATLGASDAPNATLGASHAPNVALGRSGEAVLKAEGVRVRYGGVNAVRGVDLRLNRAEVVALMGRNGSGKSSLLWALQGSGPRSDGIVDVLGADPKTLRSRAARTRVGLVPQTPSDLLYLDSVGAECRQADVESGVDAGTARKLLDRLVPGIEDDTNPRDLSEGQRLALVLAVQLAAAPPVVLLDEPTRGLDYPAKRHFATILADLAAAGHAVLLATHDVEFVASAAHRVVVLAEGEVVADGPTADVVVASPAFAPQVAKILAPEPWLTVDAVAKALA, via the coding sequence ATGATCGAGTTTTCGCACGTCAGCGTCACTTACGACGGGGCGGACCGGCCGGTGCTCCGGGACGTGGACCTGGCGATCGAGGAGGGCGAACTCTGCCTCGTCGCCGGACGCACCGGGGTCGGCAAGTCGACCTTGCTCGGCGCGATCAACGGCCTCGTCCCGCATTTCACCGGCGGCACGATGACCGGGCGCGTCAAGGTGGCCGGATTCGACACCGCGACGCATCCGCCGCGCGAACTGGCGTCGGTCGTCGGCGTGGTCGGACAGGATCCGCTGGCCGGGTTCGTCACCGACACCGTCGAGGAAGAACTGGCGTACGCGATGGAGCAGCTCGCTGTCGCGCCGGATGTGATGCGCAAACGCGTCGAGGAAACCCTTGATCTGCTGGGCATCGCCGAACTCCGTGACCGTCCACTTCGGACGCTGTCCGGCGGGCAGCAGCAACGCGTCGCGATCGGCGCGGTGCTCACGGCGCACCCGAGCGTGCTGGTGCTGGACGAACCGACGTCAGCGCTCGACCCGACCGCGGCCGAGGAAGTCCTGGCCGCGATCACGCGCCTGGTGCACGACCTGGGTACGACAGTCGTCGTCGCCGAGCACCGGATGGAACGCGTCGCGCAGTACGCCGACCGCCTGCTCTACCTGCCCGGCGACGGCACCGTGGTCTCCGGCCAGCCCGCGGAGGTTTTCGCCGAGACCGACGTCGCGCCGCCGATCGTCGAACTGGGCCGACTCGCGGGCTGGTCGCCGCTGCCGCTCTCGGTCCGCGACGCCCGCCGTCTCGCCCGCCCGCTTCGGGAACGCCTAGCCGAGCGCCGCCCCAATGCCACATTGGGTGCGTCAGACGCACCGAATGCCACTTTGGGTGCGTCGCATGCACCCAATGTGGCATTGGGGCGCTCTGGGGAGGCGGTGCTCAAAGCGGAGGGGGTGCGGGTCCGATACGGCGGCGTGAACGCGGTGCGCGGCGTTGACCTGCGGCTGAACCGCGCCGAGGTCGTCGCGTTGATGGGCCGGAACGGTTCGGGCAAGTCCTCGCTGCTGTGGGCGTTGCAGGGCAGCGGACCCCGCTCCGACGGCATCGTCGACGTCCTCGGCGCGGACCCGAAGACGCTCCGGTCGCGAGCGGCCCGCACGCGCGTCGGACTGGTTCCGCAAACCCCGTCCGACCTGCTGTATCTCGATTCGGTCGGGGCGGAATGCCGCCAAGCCGACGTCGAATCCGGCGTCGACGCGGGGACTGCCCGGAAGCTGCTCGACCGCCTCGTGCCGGGCATCGAAGACGACACCAACCCGCGCGACCTGTCCGAAGGCCAGCGACTCGCCTTGGTCCTGGCCGTGCAACTCGCCGCCGCCCCGCCGGTCGTGCTGCTGGACGAGCCGACCCGCGGCTTGGACTACCCGGCGAAACGGCACTTCGCGACCATCCTCGCCGATCTGGCCGCCGCCGGGCATGCGGTGCTGCTGGCCACCCACGACGTCGAGTTCGTCGCCTCCGCCGCGCATCGCGTCGTGGTCCTCGCCGAGGGCGAAGTAGTCGCCGATGGCCCGACCGCAGACGTCGTCGTGGCCTCGCCCGCCTTCGCGCCGCAGGTAGCGAAGATCCTCGCGCCGGAGCCGTGGCTGACCGTGGACGCGGTGGCGAAGGCGCTGGCGTGA
- a CDS encoding DUF3073 domain-containing protein — MGRGRAKAKQTKVARELKYSSHETDFDALQRELSSSSSDNHEDDKRYEDPYDDGYDEYRR, encoded by the coding sequence ATGGGGCGCGGCCGGGCTAAGGCCAAGCAGACGAAGGTGGCGCGCGAGCTCAAATACAGCTCCCACGAAACCGACTTCGATGCTTTGCAGCGCGAGCTGTCGAGTAGTTCCTCGGACAACCACGAGGACGACAAGCGGTACGAGGACCCGTACGACGACGGGTACGACGAGTACCGCCGTTGA